GCGGTGAACAGGTCGCTCATGGCGGCGGACTATAGGGATGCGACTCCGCGCGATTCAAGGCAATCCGCCGCGCGCCGCCCCGCCGCCGCGCCATCCGGGCCGGGACAAGCCGGCGCGCCGACGCTATGAGCGGGGCGGACCCGCATCCGGCGCCGAGCCGATTCGGCGCGCAGAAACGGAGAACTCGCCGCGATGGACGACACCGGACCTGAGGCCGCCGACGGCGCCGCGCCGCGCGGCACCCTTGCCACCCAGACCATCGCCATGCCGGCCGACACCAACCCGTCCGGCGACATCTTCGGCGGCTGGCTGCTGTCACAGATGGACCTGGCCGGCGCCGTGGTGGCCTGGGAGCGGGCGCGGGGCCGGGTGGCGACCGTAGCGATCGATTCGATGACCTTCCACCGCCCGGTCTTTGTCGGCGACGTGGTCAGCTGCCATGCCGAGATCGTGCGGATCGGCCGGACCTCGATGGCGATCCGGGTCGAGGCCTGGTCGCACCATCGCGGCCACGGCGAGCGCCACCGCGTGACCCAGGGCGTGTTCACCTATGTCGCCATCGGCGAGGACCGCAAGCCGCGGCCGATCGACGACGCTGCCGGCTGAGCCGCTCACGCCGTCTCACCCAACGGTGACTGGCCTCGCCGGCCGCTGCCGCTACCCTGAGGCGGTTGCGGCAGCGCGGGAGACGAGGCGATGCGAAGCAGGCTGGGCAGGGCGGCGATGGCGACGGGCCTGGCGCTGGCGGCGGGAGCGGCCGGTGCCGGCGAGGCCGACGTGGTCGACGTGGCGGTGACGCGTTCCGCCGACGGCAGCTACCGGTTCGATGTCACGGTCGCCCACGCCGACGCGGGCTGGGATCACTATGCCGACCGCTGGGACGTGGTCGGCCCGGACGGCGCGGTGCTGGGCGAGCGCGTGCTGCTGCACCCGCACGAGACCGAGCAGCCGTTCACGCGGTCGCTGTCGGGCGTCGTCGTCCCGGACGGGGTGGACGCGGTGACCGTGCGCGCACACGACAGCGTGCACGGACTGGGCGGCGCCGAGATGACGGTGGCGATCCCGCGTTAGCCCCGGCCGGCGCCGGCGCTAGTTGGCCGGCGCCACCGTGTCCTGCGCGGATTCCTGGCGCAGGCCCTTCCAGAAGCCGGAGCCGCCGTTCGACGAGGCCTGCAGGTCGCCTTCGTACAGGTTGAAGTCGTTCACCGCCATCACCCCGGTGCCCCAGAAGAACAGGCCCGACTTGCCGGCGCGCAGGTCGCCGTCGCCGTAGGAGCCGACCGAGGTGCCGTCGATCAGGATGTCCATGCCGTCGGCGGTCTCGATCATCGTGATCTCGGCCCGCGACGGATCGGCGGTCGCGCCGCCGACCGACATCACCGACGATGCGTCGCCGGTGCGGGTGTCGATCTTCCAGACGCCGATGTTGCCGCCGGGCTCCAGCATCACCACCAGATAGGGGCCCGCCTCTTCCTGCCGGCAGCAGAACAGCCCGACCGCCGAGGTCGGGTCGCTGGCGATCAGCTCGGCGTCGACGGTCAGCGACAGCTGGGCGTCCAGGTCGTTGAAGGCGATGTAGTAGATGGCGGTGTCGCTGACCGCGTTCGAGATGATGAACCGGTCGGCCGAACGATAGCCGTACCAGTCGCCGTCGAGGCCGGTCAGCGTGTTGAGGTCGGCGAAGGTGAACACAGGCTCGATCGCCTGGGCGGGCAGCGCCGCCGCCACCGCAAGTGCGCTGGCCAAGCCAGCCAATCCTTTCGCCACGACACCGGTCATGCTCTCGCTCCTACCTGCCCGTTTGCTTTGCGTTAACCATACCGGCGGCTCCGGACAGCGACAATGTCCAAACCGCAACCCGCTCATTACAATTGATAATCCGCCCGCGACCGTGGCAATGGCCACAGCCGGCGGCGGCGGGACCGCTGCGCGCGGCCTTTGAAAGACGAAGGCCCCGCCGGATCGCGCCGGCGGGGCCTGCTGGCGGCCGCTGCGCGACCGGTCAGTTCGAGTAGTACATCTGGTACTCGATCGGGTGCGGCGCCTGCATGAAGGCGACCACCTCCTCCGACTTCAGGTCGATGTAGCTGTCGATCATGTCGTTGGTGAACACGTCGCCCTTGGTCAGGAAGGCGCGGTCGGCGTCGAGCGCGTCCAGCGCCTCGCGCAGCGACGAGCACACGGTCGGCACGCCGGCCAGTTCCTCCGGCGGCAGGTCGTACAGGTCCTTGTCCATCGCCTCGCCGGGGTGGATCTTGTTCTGGATGCCGTCCAGCCCGGCCATCAGCATCGCGGCGAAGCCGAGATAGGGGTTGCCGGCCGGATCCGGGAAGCGGACCTCGACGCGCTTGCCCTTCGGGCTGGCCGCCCACGGAATGCGGCACGAGGCCGAGCGGTTGCGCGCCGAATAGGCCAGCAGCACCGGCGCCTCGAAGCCCGGCACCAGCCGCTTGTAGCTGTTGGTGGTCGAGTTGGTGAAGGCGTTGATCGCGCGGGCGTGCTTGATGATGCCGCCGATGTAGTACAGCGCGGTGTCGCTGAGGTCGGCATAGCCGGACCCGGCGAAGGTCGGCTTGCCTTCCTTCCAGATCGACTGGTGCACGTGCATGCCGCTGCCGTTGTCGCCGAACACCGGCTTGGCCATGAAGGTGGCCGACTTGCCGTAGGAGTGGGCGACCATGTGGACGCAGTATTTGTAGATCTGCATGCCGTCGGCGCACTTCACCAGCGGGCCGAAGGTGGTGCCCAGCTCATGCTGCGACGGCGCCACCTCGTGGTGGTGCTTCTCGACCACCAGGCCCATCTCGTGCATCGCCGACAGCATCTCGGCGCGCATGTCCATGCCGCTGTCGACCGGCGGCACCGGGAAGTAGCCGCCCTTGGTCTTCGGCCGGTGGCCGACGTTGCCCTCGTCGAAGACGCGGCCGGTGTTGTACGGGCCTTCCTCGCTGTCGATGGCATAGAAGGTGTGGTTCTGCGCGACCTGGTAGCGGACGTCGTCGAACACGAAGAACTCGGCCTCGGGGCCGAAATAGGCGGTGTCGCCGAGGCCGGTGGTCCCCAGATAGGCCTCGGCCTTGAGGGCGATGCTGCGCGGGTCGCGCTCATAGGGCTGGCCGGAGATCGGGTCGAGCACGTCGCAGAACAGGATCAGGCTGGGCTGGGCCGAGAACGGGTCCATCACCGCGGTCGACAGGTCGGGCTTCAGCCGCATGTCGGACTCGTTGATCGCCTTCCAGCCGGCGATCGACGAGCCGTCGAACATGATGCCTTCCTCGAGCATGTCCTCGTCGACGGTGTCGATCCACTGGGCGGTGTGCTGCCACTTGCCGCGCGGGTCGGTGAAGCGGAAGTCGACGAACTTCACGTCGTTCTCTTCCATGAGTTTCTTGACTGATGCTGCGTCCGACATGGTTCCCCCATGGGTCTGTTGATCGGTTGTCGTTACACGTGCGGCCGGCTCGGCGCCATGCTCGGCCCGGTCCCATTCAAACTGCGCGCCAACCCGGCGCCGCGGCACACCGCGGCCGGTGAAGGCCGGGTCAGATGGCGCTGGCCCCGGTCTCGCCGGTGCGGATGCGGATTGCCTGTTCGATAGGCACGACGAAGATCTTGCCGTCGCCGATCTTGCCGGTGTGCGCTGCCTTCTGGATGGTCTCGATCGCGCGGTCGACCTGGGAATCCTCCAGCACGATCTCGATCTTCACCTTGGGCAGGAAATCGACCACGTACTCGGCGCCGCGGTAGAGCTCGGTATGGCCCTTCTGGCGGCCGAATCCCTTGGCCTCCAGCACGGTGATGCCGCTGAGGCCGATCTCGCTCAGCGCTTCCTTCACTTCCTCGAGCTTGAACGGCTTGATGATGGCTTCGATCTTCTTCATGACCCTCGACGTTTCCTCTCCATGGCGCGCGGGGACGTGGCGGCGCCTGCTCGGCGGGCCGCGAAGCATGCACCATGCCACTCTGCGCGGACCCCGCGACCGCAACCGGCCGGCGGCCGGTTGATCGAAACGCGGGCAATGACTGCATAATAATTATGCATTTGACCAGTCATTGTTCAGCGGCGCCGTCCGCGGTCTCCGGCGCCGGCAGGTCGAACGCGCCGTCCGCGATGCGCTGCGTGACGGCGCGGCACGCGTCCTGGTCCGGCACCTGCTGCTCGGCGAGCGGCATGGCATAGGCCTCCACCGCCATCTCCTCGTCCGGCGTCAGCGCACCGCCATCCGCCAGCCGCGCGTGCAACACCGCCAGCGCCGGCTGGTTGCGGACCAGGAACTCGGCGACCGCCTCGATCATCGCGTCGTCGCGGCCGAAGCGGTCGGCGCAGACCTTGGCCATCGCCACCGGCATCACGCCGGCCAGCAGGCGATCTGCGGCATCCTTGCCGATCCGCGCCTCGACCGCGCGGTAGTCGGCCTCGCTGGTGTCGCGCAGGAACAGGACGTAGACGACGGCGGCGACGGCGGCCAGCAGCGCCAGCCAGATCAGGGAGCCGCGGCTCGAGCGGCCGGCTTGGATCGCCATTCAGTTCCTCTGGTCCAGAAAGGCGTGCAGCTTGTCCATCGCCTTCTCGATGTTCTCGGTGGAGTTGGCGTAGGAGAAGCGGATGTAGCCCTCGCCGAACCGGCCGAAGCTGGTGCCGGAGATCGCGGCGATGCCGAGCTGGTCCAGCATGACCTGCTGCAACTCGCGCGATTGCATGCCGGTGCCGGCGGTGTTGGCGAAGGCATAGAAGGCGCCGCCGGGACGGATGCAGCGCACGCCCGGCATCGCGTTCAGCCGGTCGACGATCACGCCCCTGCGGCTGTCGAAGGCGGCGACCATCTCGTGCACCGCGTCCTGCGGCCCTTCCAGCGCGGCGATGCCGGCGAACTGCGTCGCGGCGTTGACGCAGGAATGGCAGTTGATGGCCAGCCGGGTCGCCTGCTCGGCCAGCGGCTTCGGCCACACCGCATAGCCCAGCCGCCAGCCGGTCATGGCATAGGTCTTCGACCAGCCGTCGAGCATGATCACCCGGTCGCGCAGCTCCGGATAGGTCAGCAGGCTGACGTGCGGCTGCCCGTCATAGGTCATCTGGCTGTAGATCTCGTCGCTGAGGATGGCGACGTGCGGGTGGGCGGCCAGCCCGGCGGCCAGCTTGTCGAACTCCGCCTTCGGCACGGTGCCGCCGGTCGGGTTGGCCGGGCTGTTGACGATGATCAGGCGGGTCGCCGGCGTGATCAGGCCCAGCACCTCGTCGGCGCTGAACGAGAAGCCGTTGTCCTCGTACAGCGGGATCGGCACCGCGGTCGCGCCGGTGAAGCGGATCGCCGATTCGTAGATCGGGAAGCCGGGGTTGGGATACAGGATCTCGGCCCCCGGCTCGCCGAACATCAGGCAGGCGAAGAACATGGTGACCTTGCCGCCGGGCACGATCACCACGCAGTCCGGGTCGATCGCCACCCCGGTCCGCTTCAAAAGGTCGGCGGCCACCGCCTCGCGCAGCGGCAGGATGCCGTTCGCCGGGGTATAGCCGTGATGGCCGTCGCGCAGCGCCTTGCACGCCGCCTCGACGATATGGTCCGGGGTCTTGAAGTCCGGCTGGCCGATGCCGAGGTTGATGATCTCGCGGCCCTGCATCTCCAGCGCCCGCGCCCGGGCCAGCACCTCGAACGCCGTCTCGGTTCCCAGCCGTGCCATTCCGGCGGCGAGTGTCGCCATCCTGTTTCCCCCTCCGGCCCGCGGGCCATTCGTCTTGCGCCCGTCCGGGCCGTTTCTCGGAAGCGCGCAACATGTGCGCAAAACCGCCGACGGAAGCAAGCGTCGCCCGCGCGCGCGAACATGCGTCATGGTGCGCCGGCGCCGGCCCGCCCTATGTTGCGTCGGACCGACCGACACAGCCGAAGAGGGACAAAGCGATGGCCAGCGGTGATTTGCGGCACAAGGTGACCTTCCTGGGCGCCCTCGGCGAACCGCTCGCCGCGCGCCTCGACCTGCCGGCGGGCCCGCCGCGGGCGTTCGCGGTGTTCGCCCACTGCTTCACCTGCTCGAAGGACATCTTCGCCGCCGCACGCATCGCCGCCGGCCTGACCGAGGCCGGCTACGGCGTGCTGCGCTTCGATTTCACCGGGCTCGGCGCCAGCGCCGGCGATTTCGCCAACACCAACTACTCGTCCAACGTCGACGACCTGGTCGCCGCCGCCGACTGGCTGCGCGCCAACCACGCCGCGCCGACGCTGCTGGTCGGCCACAGCCTGGGCGGCGCGGCGGTGCTGGTCGCGGCGACGCGCATCGCGGAGGTGCGGGCGGTGGCGACCATCGGCGCGCCGGCCGATCCGGCCCACGTCACCCGCGCGCTCGGCGACGCGGTCGCCGACATCGAGGCGGAGGGCGAGGCGAAGGTGGAGATCGCCGGCCGCGCCTTCCGCATCCGGCGCCAGTTCGTCGACGACCTGCGCAACCAGGACCAGCTCCGCGCCATCCGCGCGCTGAAGGCGGCGCTGATGGTGATGCACGCGCCGCGCGACGAGATCGTCGGCATCGAGAACGCGCGGATGATCTTCGAGGCGGCGCACCATCCGAAGAGCTTCGTCAGCCTGGATACCGCCGACCACCTGCTGACCGACCGGGCCGACGCGGTCTATGTCGCCCGCGTGCTCGCCGCCTGGGCCGAGCGCTATGTCGAGGCGGCCGCGGTTGCGGCCGGCGCGGCGGAAGAGGATGCCGGCGGCGTGCTGGTGTCGGAGACCGGGCTCGGCCGCTTCCAGCAGGCGATCGCCGTCGGCCCGCACCGGCTGACCGCCGACGAGCCGCGCGCGGCCGGCGGCGACGACAGCGGGCCGTCGCCCTATGACCTGCTGTCGGCGGCGCTCGGCGCCTGCACCGCGATGACGCTGCGTATGTATGCCGGCCACAAGCAGCTGCCGCTCGACCATGTCGCGGTGCGCGTGGTGCACGACCGCATCCACGCCGAGGACTGCGCCACCTGCGAGACCCGCGAGGGCAAGGTCGACCGCTTCGTGCGCACCATCGCGCTGCAGGGCGATCTCGACGATGCCCAGACCGCCCGCATGCTGCAGATCGCCGACCGCTGCCCGGTGCACCAGACCCTGCACCGCGAGGTGCTGGTCGAGACCGCGCTGGCCGACGCGCCGGCGGAAGCGCCGGCTTGACGCTACCCCCTCGCGGGCGTAGTAAACCGCCGACTGCGGTGGCTGTAGCTCAGCTGGTTAGAGCACTGGTTTGTGGTACCAGGGGTCGTGGGTTCAAATCCCATCAGCCACCCCAATAGCGCCGATGTCCGGCCCGGAGAGATGGGTAACGGATTGTACCTAAGACATTGGGTGACAACCACGGGCCGAACGGGTTGTCGAGAGTCTGCGGGTCTTCTGTTCCAGGTCGACGTATCCTAGGTCGTAGTGCATGAAGCTGACCAGCCAGATGGCCTGGTCGACTTCCTTGATGCCGAGACGCTGTCCGGCGAGCACGGTTGAAATGTTGATCTTCGCGGTGCATGCAGATGCGTCCGCAGGCGGTGACCATGATGTCGCG
This Alphaproteobacteria bacterium DNA region includes the following protein-coding sequences:
- a CDS encoding acyl-CoA thioesterase — protein: MDDTGPEAADGAAPRGTLATQTIAMPADTNPSGDIFGGWLLSQMDLAGAVVAWERARGRVATVAIDSMTFHRPVFVGDVVSCHAEIVRIGRTSMAIRVEAWSHHRGHGERHRVTQGVFTYVAIGEDRKPRPIDDAAG
- a CDS encoding alpha/beta fold hydrolase codes for the protein MASGDLRHKVTFLGALGEPLAARLDLPAGPPRAFAVFAHCFTCSKDIFAAARIAAGLTEAGYGVLRFDFTGLGASAGDFANTNYSSNVDDLVAAADWLRANHAAPTLLVGHSLGGAAVLVAATRIAEVRAVATIGAPADPAHVTRALGDAVADIEAEGEAKVEIAGRAFRIRRQFVDDLRNQDQLRAIRALKAALMVMHAPRDEIVGIENARMIFEAAHHPKSFVSLDTADHLLTDRADAVYVARVLAAWAERYVEAAAVAAGAAEEDAGGVLVSETGLGRFQQAIAVGPHRLTADEPRAAGGDDSGPSPYDLLSAALGACTAMTLRMYAGHKQLPLDHVAVRVVHDRIHAEDCATCETREGKVDRFVRTIALQGDLDDAQTARMLQIADRCPVHQTLHREVLVETALADAPAEAPA
- a CDS encoding pyridoxal phosphate-dependent aminotransferase → MATLAAGMARLGTETAFEVLARARALEMQGREIINLGIGQPDFKTPDHIVEAACKALRDGHHGYTPANGILPLREAVAADLLKRTGVAIDPDCVVIVPGGKVTMFFACLMFGEPGAEILYPNPGFPIYESAIRFTGATAVPIPLYEDNGFSFSADEVLGLITPATRLIIVNSPANPTGGTVPKAEFDKLAAGLAAHPHVAILSDEIYSQMTYDGQPHVSLLTYPELRDRVIMLDGWSKTYAMTGWRLGYAVWPKPLAEQATRLAINCHSCVNAATQFAGIAALEGPQDAVHEMVAAFDSRRGVIVDRLNAMPGVRCIRPGGAFYAFANTAGTGMQSRELQQVMLDQLGIAAISGTSFGRFGEGYIRFSYANSTENIEKAMDKLHAFLDQRN
- a CDS encoding P-II family nitrogen regulator, with protein sequence MKKIEAIIKPFKLEEVKEALSEIGLSGITVLEAKGFGRQKGHTELYRGAEYVVDFLPKVKIEIVLEDSQVDRAIETIQKAAHTGKIGDGKIFVVPIEQAIRIRTGETGASAI
- the glnA gene encoding type I glutamate--ammonia ligase; the protein is MSDAASVKKLMEENDVKFVDFRFTDPRGKWQHTAQWIDTVDEDMLEEGIMFDGSSIAGWKAINESDMRLKPDLSTAVMDPFSAQPSLILFCDVLDPISGQPYERDPRSIALKAEAYLGTTGLGDTAYFGPEAEFFVFDDVRYQVAQNHTFYAIDSEEGPYNTGRVFDEGNVGHRPKTKGGYFPVPPVDSGMDMRAEMLSAMHEMGLVVEKHHHEVAPSQHELGTTFGPLVKCADGMQIYKYCVHMVAHSYGKSATFMAKPVFGDNGSGMHVHQSIWKEGKPTFAGSGYADLSDTALYYIGGIIKHARAINAFTNSTTNSYKRLVPGFEAPVLLAYSARNRSASCRIPWAASPKGKRVEVRFPDPAGNPYLGFAAMLMAGLDGIQNKIHPGEAMDKDLYDLPPEELAGVPTVCSSLREALDALDADRAFLTKGDVFTNDMIDSYIDLKSEEVVAFMQAPHPIEYQMYYSN